One window from the genome of Oceanisphaera sp. IT1-181 encodes:
- the astB gene encoding N-succinylarginine dihydrolase yields the protein MTLPAHNRGRATSFEANFDGLVGPTHNYAGLSYGNIASQGSAQASSNPKQAALQGLQKMKSLSDLGLIQGVLAPQERPDVHTLRQLGFSGTDAQVLDKAYRENPALLAACSSASSMWTANAATVSPSADTQDNRVHFTPANLNNKFHRAIEHPVTGRILSQVFNNDEFFCHHPALPSQDAFGDEGAANHTRLCTDYHAPGLELFVYGRSAFNPHLPAPQRYPARQTLEASRAVARLHGLSEHNTLFIAQNPAIIDQGVFHNDVIAVGNQNVLFFHESAFLDSKATLAAIQAKLPSSGVKNTELANNELYFIEVSEADVPLADAISSYLFNTQIVTISPGHMVIIAPLECAHTPSVSAYLDKLLSLNTPIKDVYFMDVKQSMRNGGGPACLRLRVALNQAELAATNPACLLDETLFTRLNRWVETHYRDRLSLSDLRDPNLLQESRSALDELSQILNLGSVYEFQR from the coding sequence ATGACTTTGCCGGCGCATAATCGGGGTAGAGCAACCTCATTCGAAGCCAATTTTGATGGCCTAGTGGGCCCCACTCACAACTACGCGGGCCTGTCTTACGGCAATATTGCCTCACAAGGTAGCGCACAAGCGAGCTCAAATCCAAAACAAGCCGCGCTACAAGGCTTACAAAAGATGAAGAGCTTAAGCGATTTAGGCTTAATTCAAGGGGTATTAGCGCCTCAAGAACGCCCCGATGTGCATACCCTGCGCCAGCTCGGTTTTAGCGGCACTGACGCTCAAGTGCTAGACAAGGCCTATCGCGAAAACCCAGCATTATTGGCCGCTTGTAGCTCCGCCTCCAGCATGTGGACCGCTAATGCGGCCACCGTATCCCCCAGCGCCGACACTCAAGATAATCGGGTGCACTTTACGCCCGCGAATCTTAATAATAAGTTTCATCGCGCCATCGAACATCCCGTTACCGGTCGTATCTTGAGTCAGGTATTTAATAATGATGAGTTTTTTTGTCATCATCCTGCGCTACCCAGCCAAGACGCATTTGGCGACGAAGGTGCGGCTAATCACACACGGCTGTGTACTGATTATCACGCACCTGGACTTGAGCTATTTGTATACGGGCGCAGCGCCTTTAATCCACACTTACCTGCGCCTCAGCGCTATCCGGCACGCCAAACGCTAGAGGCCTCGCGAGCCGTAGCTCGATTGCACGGTTTAAGTGAACATAACACGCTATTTATTGCCCAAAACCCGGCCATTATCGACCAAGGGGTATTTCATAATGATGTGATTGCGGTGGGCAACCAAAATGTGCTGTTTTTTCATGAGTCGGCGTTTTTAGACAGTAAAGCTACGCTGGCCGCCATTCAAGCCAAGTTGCCAAGCTCTGGGGTAAAGAACACTGAGTTAGCAAACAATGAACTCTACTTTATTGAAGTCAGTGAAGCAGATGTGCCACTGGCCGATGCCATCAGCAGCTATTTATTCAACACTCAAATTGTAACGATAAGCCCCGGTCACATGGTGATTATTGCGCCTTTGGAATGCGCCCATACGCCCAGCGTCAGCGCTTATCTGGATAAGCTGCTCAGCCTTAATACGCCCATTAAAGACGTGTACTTTATGGATGTAAAACAAAGTATGCGCAATGGCGGTGGCCCCGCTTGCTTGCGCTTGCGGGTAGCGTTAAATCAAGCAGAGTTGGCGGCCACTAACCCCGCCTGCTTACTGGACGAGACGCTCTTTACGCGGCTCAACCGCTGGGTTGAGACACATTATCGCGACCGGTTAAGCCTGAGTGATTTGCGCGACCCCAACTTGTTGCAGGAATCACGCAGCGCACTGGATGAGCTCAGCCAAATTCTAAACTTGGGCAGTGTGTATGAGTTTCAGCGCTAA
- the nhaD gene encoding sodium:proton antiporter NhaD → MQRKLSLLTIGGLLALFSTSVSAAELPLDLTHTNIGIFALAVFVFAYILVMAEEYLHLRKSKPVLVAAGIIWVAIGWTYMNSGFGDLPKEAFRHNLLEYAELLLFLLVAMTYISAMEDRGLFDALRSWMIRRGFSYKSLFWLTGILAFFISPVADNLTTALLMSAVVIKVAEGDKKFINICCVNIVIAANAGGAFSPFGDITTLMVWQAGIIQFNEFFILFIPAVLNYLVPAVIMSFFIENRCPVAVYEKAVLKRGALRIVFLFLLTVATAVACQSILDLPPVLGMMTGLGYLQFFGYYLRQTLDSSVARQKVMAVKRGDEEALQRLGSVVPFDVFSKVARAEWDTLLFFYGVVMCVGGLGFMGYLALGSEFLYGQWDAMYANIAIGLISAVVDNIPVMFAVLSMEPDMSHGNWLLVTLAAGVGGSLLSVGSAAGVALMGQARGMYTFFGHLKWAPVILLGYVASILAHLWLNADSFNIFG, encoded by the coding sequence ATGCAAAGGAAGCTGTCCTTACTCACCATCGGAGGGCTGTTAGCACTGTTCAGCACCTCGGTATCTGCGGCCGAGTTGCCGCTTGATTTGACCCACACTAACATCGGCATTTTCGCGCTCGCCGTGTTCGTCTTCGCCTATATCCTAGTGATGGCCGAAGAATATCTGCATCTGAGAAAATCTAAGCCAGTGTTGGTTGCAGCCGGCATTATCTGGGTCGCTATCGGCTGGACCTATATGAACAGTGGCTTTGGCGACCTGCCCAAAGAAGCGTTTCGTCATAATTTATTAGAATACGCTGAGCTGCTGTTGTTCTTACTGGTGGCCATGACGTATATCAGCGCCATGGAAGACAGGGGCCTGTTTGATGCCTTGCGCTCTTGGATGATCCGCCGTGGCTTTAGTTATAAATCCTTATTCTGGTTAACCGGCATCTTGGCCTTCTTTATCTCGCCGGTGGCGGATAACTTAACGACAGCGCTGTTGATGAGTGCGGTGGTGATCAAGGTAGCCGAGGGCGATAAGAAATTTATCAATATTTGCTGCGTTAATATCGTGATTGCGGCCAACGCCGGCGGCGCCTTTAGTCCGTTTGGCGACATCACCACCTTGATGGTATGGCAAGCGGGCATTATTCAGTTCAATGAATTCTTCATTTTGTTTATCCCCGCCGTGCTTAACTACTTAGTCCCTGCCGTGATCATGAGCTTTTTTATCGAAAACCGCTGTCCAGTAGCGGTGTATGAAAAAGCGGTGTTAAAGCGCGGCGCGCTGCGCATCGTGTTTTTATTCTTATTAACAGTCGCCACTGCTGTGGCCTGCCAAAGCATACTTGACTTGCCACCGGTACTGGGCATGATGACGGGCTTAGGCTATTTGCAGTTTTTTGGTTATTACTTACGTCAAACCTTGGACAGTTCGGTGGCGCGGCAAAAAGTCATGGCCGTTAAGCGCGGTGATGAAGAAGCCTTGCAGCGCTTAGGCAGTGTGGTGCCATTTGATGTGTTCAGTAAGGTTGCCCGTGCTGAGTGGGACACCTTATTGTTCTTCTACGGCGTGGTAATGTGCGTGGGCGGGCTTGGTTTTATGGGCTATTTGGCGCTGGGCTCTGAGTTCTTATATGGCCAGTGGGATGCCATGTACGCCAATATTGCCATTGGGCTTATCTCGGCGGTGGTCGATAATATTCCGGTAATGTTTGCAGTTTTGAGCATGGAGCCGGACATGTCTCACGGTAACTGGCTATTAGTCACCTTAGCGGCCGGTGTGGGCGGCAGCTTGTTATCGGTAGGCTCGGCGGCGGGTGTGGCCTTAATGGGCCAAGCACGAGGCATGTATACCTTCTTCGGTCACCTGAAATGGGCGCCGGTTATTCTGCTCGGTTATGTGGCCAGTATCTTGGCGCACCTGTGGCTTAACGCCGATAGCTTTAATATATTTGGCTAA
- the topA gene encoding type I DNA topoisomerase: MSKSLVIVESPAKAKTINKYLGKDFIVKSSVGHVRDLPTSGSALAKKAPAKKVDTKSLSPEQKAKLKAQKDQKALIARMGIDPNNGWQANYQILPGKEKVVTELQALAEKADIIYLATDLDREGEAIAWHLKELIGGDDSRFKRVVFNEITKSAIQEAFSQPSELNQFRVDAQQARRFLDRVVGYMVSPLLWKKVARGLSAGRVQSVAVRLLVEKEREIKAFVPEEYWDIQAQLSNTEQLALSMAVAKFKGKEFKPDNETDAMAAVASLTASSFEVVSRDDKPTQSKPSAPFITSTLQQAASTRLSFGVKRTMMLAQRLYEAGYITYMRTDSTNLSQEAVASAREFIEQQYGTDYLPENPVVYSAKANAQEAHEAIRPSDVTLSAEDLNGMEADAKRLYDLILRQFLACQMTPALYDSTTITVRAGDYDLKARGRILRFAGWTKVQEAAKGRKGEDTVLPAVQAGETLKLEQLDPKQHFTKPPARFSEAALVRELEKRGIGRPSTYAAIISTIQDRGYVKVESRRFYAEKMGEIVADRLQESFAELMNYDFTAQMESKLDEIAHGELNWTTVLDAFYAEFTEELAKAERPAEEGGMRANEMVITDIKCPTCDRDMGIRTASTGVFLGCSGYALPPKERCKQTINLVPGDEFVLANDEEAETDALRAKHRCEKCGTAMDAYFIDDKRKLHVCGQNPDCDGYELEEGQFKLKGYDGPVIECDRCTAEMQLKNGRFGKYMACTNEECKNTRKILKNGDVAPPKEDPVHLPELPCTQSDAYFVLRDGAAGIFMAASNFPKSRETRAPLVEELVQFKDRLSPKFTYLTEAPVKDPEGNKAVVRYSRKNKEQYVMTEIEKKATGWTAHYIDGKWVQAQKSKK, translated from the coding sequence ATGAGTAAATCGCTGGTAATAGTGGAATCGCCTGCTAAGGCAAAAACCATCAACAAATATCTGGGCAAAGACTTTATCGTTAAGTCCAGTGTCGGCCACGTGCGTGACTTGCCAACCTCTGGCTCGGCGCTGGCTAAAAAAGCGCCGGCTAAAAAAGTTGATACTAAATCTCTGAGCCCTGAGCAGAAAGCCAAGCTGAAAGCGCAAAAAGACCAAAAGGCCTTGATTGCGCGCATGGGCATAGACCCGAACAACGGCTGGCAGGCAAATTATCAAATTTTGCCGGGTAAAGAGAAGGTGGTCACCGAATTACAAGCATTGGCTGAAAAAGCCGACATCATCTATCTCGCAACGGATTTGGACCGCGAAGGGGAAGCCATTGCTTGGCACCTCAAAGAGCTGATCGGGGGGGACGATTCGCGCTTTAAGCGGGTAGTATTTAACGAGATCACCAAGTCTGCTATTCAAGAAGCTTTTAGCCAGCCCTCTGAGCTCAATCAATTTCGCGTGGACGCCCAGCAAGCACGCCGCTTTTTAGATCGCGTAGTTGGCTACATGGTGTCGCCACTGTTGTGGAAGAAAGTGGCCCGTGGCTTATCCGCAGGCCGCGTACAATCGGTAGCGGTGCGCTTACTCGTGGAAAAAGAGCGCGAGATTAAAGCGTTCGTCCCCGAAGAATATTGGGATATTCAAGCCCAGCTTAGCAACACCGAACAATTAGCGCTGTCGATGGCCGTAGCGAAATTTAAAGGTAAAGAATTTAAGCCCGATAATGAAACCGACGCCATGGCGGCGGTCGCCTCGCTTACAGCCAGCAGCTTTGAAGTGGTGTCGCGTGATGATAAGCCTACCCAAAGCAAACCGTCGGCGCCTTTTATTACCTCGACCTTGCAACAGGCAGCCAGCACCCGCTTAAGCTTTGGCGTAAAACGCACCATGATGTTGGCCCAGCGCCTGTATGAAGCCGGCTACATTACCTATATGCGTACCGACTCCACCAACTTAAGCCAAGAGGCGGTGGCCAGCGCTCGGGAATTTATCGAGCAGCAATACGGCACCGATTACCTGCCAGAAAATCCTGTTGTTTACAGTGCCAAGGCCAATGCTCAAGAAGCGCACGAAGCGATCCGCCCGTCCGATGTGACCTTAAGTGCCGAAGATCTCAATGGCATGGAAGCGGACGCCAAGCGTTTGTACGATTTAATTTTGCGCCAATTCTTGGCCTGCCAGATGACGCCGGCTTTGTATGACAGCACCACCATTACCGTGCGCGCCGGTGATTACGATTTAAAAGCCCGTGGTCGCATCTTACGCTTTGCCGGTTGGACCAAGGTTCAAGAAGCCGCTAAAGGCCGAAAAGGTGAAGATACGGTGCTGCCAGCGGTGCAAGCAGGCGAGACGCTTAAGCTTGAGCAGTTGGATCCTAAGCAGCACTTTACCAAGCCACCCGCACGTTTTAGTGAGGCGGCACTGGTGCGCGAGCTCGAGAAACGTGGCATCGGTCGTCCCTCGACTTACGCGGCTATTATTTCCACCATTCAAGACCGTGGCTATGTGAAGGTGGAAAGCCGCCGTTTCTATGCCGAAAAAATGGGCGAGATAGTCGCCGATCGTCTGCAAGAAAGTTTTGCCGAGCTGATGAACTATGACTTCACCGCGCAAATGGAAAGTAAGCTCGATGAAATCGCTCATGGCGAGCTGAACTGGACCACAGTTCTGGACGCCTTTTACGCGGAATTTACCGAAGAGTTAGCCAAAGCTGAGCGCCCCGCAGAAGAGGGCGGCATGCGTGCCAATGAAATGGTGATCACCGATATCAAGTGCCCCACTTGTGACCGAGATATGGGCATTCGTACCGCCAGCACCGGCGTGTTTTTGGGTTGCTCAGGCTATGCCTTACCGCCGAAAGAGCGCTGTAAGCAAACCATTAACTTGGTGCCCGGTGATGAGTTTGTACTGGCGAACGACGAAGAAGCCGAAACCGATGCGCTGCGTGCCAAGCACCGCTGTGAAAAGTGTGGCACCGCCATGGATGCCTACTTTATCGATGATAAGCGCAAGCTCCATGTGTGTGGCCAAAACCCCGACTGCGATGGTTATGAGCTGGAAGAAGGGCAATTTAAGCTTAAAGGCTACGACGGTCCTGTCATTGAGTGCGATCGCTGTACTGCTGAAATGCAGCTGAAAAATGGCCGCTTCGGTAAGTACATGGCCTGTACCAATGAAGAGTGTAAAAACACCCGCAAGATCTTAAAAAACGGCGACGTGGCACCGCCCAAAGAAGATCCGGTGCATTTACCCGAATTACCTTGTACTCAGTCTGACGCCTATTTTGTGTTGCGCGATGGCGCGGCCGGTATCTTTATGGCGGCCAGCAACTTTCCTAAATCGCGTGAAACCCGTGCGCCCTTAGTGGAAGAGCTGGTGCAGTTTAAAGACCGACTGTCGCCTAAGTTCACTTATTTGACCGAGGCGCCCGTTAAGGATCCCGAGGGTAACAAAGCAGTCGTGCGCTATAGCCGTAAGAATAAAGAGCAGTACGTGATGACGGAAATAGAGAAAAAAGCCACCGGCTGGACCGCCCATTATATAGATGGCAAGTGGGTACAAGCTCAGAAAAGTAAGAAGTAA
- the sohB gene encoding protease SohB: MLDFFYHYGLFAAKTLTLVLAIGFVIALITNAATKQKRGANRLVLEDVSSDLRQQSQQLQLACALNDHERKQLKQQFKAVAKADKKASDDKARLYVLDFNGSMDAHEVSGLSREITGLLQLAKAGDDVLVRLESGGGVVHGYGLGAAELARIKAHGLHLTVAVDKVAASGGYMMACVAERIIAAPFAIVGSIGVVAQMPNFNKFLKNKDIDVELHTAGAYKRTLTLFGENDDAGRAKFQEELEVIHHRFKDFIAANRPALALEKVATGEHWLGTDALELGLVDELSTSSEYLLSQSANKRVIRLHYQPKKNLKEKLTQAVELGISRAVLKFISAAQRPFS; the protein is encoded by the coding sequence ATGTTAGATTTTTTTTACCATTATGGCCTGTTTGCCGCTAAAACCCTGACCTTAGTACTGGCCATAGGGTTTGTTATAGCCCTAATTACTAATGCCGCGACCAAACAAAAGCGCGGCGCTAATCGGCTGGTGTTAGAGGATGTAAGTAGCGATTTACGTCAACAAAGCCAACAACTACAACTGGCTTGTGCGCTTAATGATCATGAGCGCAAGCAGTTAAAACAACAATTTAAAGCCGTGGCTAAGGCCGACAAAAAAGCCAGTGATGATAAAGCACGTCTTTATGTGTTGGATTTTAATGGCAGCATGGACGCTCATGAAGTGAGTGGCTTAAGCCGAGAGATCACCGGCTTATTGCAATTGGCTAAGGCGGGCGATGACGTACTGGTGCGTTTGGAGTCTGGCGGCGGCGTGGTGCACGGTTATGGCTTAGGCGCAGCCGAGCTGGCTCGCATTAAGGCACACGGTCTGCACTTAACGGTAGCGGTAGATAAAGTGGCCGCCAGTGGTGGTTATATGATGGCCTGTGTGGCCGAACGCATTATTGCCGCTCCTTTTGCTATCGTCGGCTCCATTGGCGTGGTGGCCCAAATGCCTAACTTTAATAAATTTTTGAAAAATAAAGACATAGACGTAGAGCTGCACACGGCGGGCGCCTACAAGCGTACCCTGACGTTATTTGGTGAAAATGACGATGCGGGTCGCGCTAAGTTTCAAGAAGAGCTGGAAGTGATCCATCATAGATTTAAAGACTTTATCGCCGCGAATCGCCCCGCACTGGCACTGGAAAAAGTCGCCACCGGCGAGCACTGGTTGGGCACAGATGCCCTTGAGTTAGGTTTGGTGGATGAATTGTCGACCAGCAGTGAGTATTTGTTAAGCCAAAGCGCCAATAAACGGGTGATCCGCCTGCATTATCAGCCGAAGAAAAACCTCAAAGAAAAGCTCACCCAAGCGGTAGAGCTCGGCATCAGCCGTGCGGTACTTAAATTCATCTCCGCCGCCCAACGCCCGTTTAGCTAA
- the argA gene encoding amino-acid N-acetyltransferase — MRDTDAALVKAFRQSSPYVNLHRGSTFVVMLGGEAIDQDNFPNIISDIALLTSLGIRLVIVFGARPQIDKGLAEAKLDNVFHKHTRVTDEHSFRIIKDVCGGLQMDIMARLSMGLINTPMQNARINVVTGNFVTAQPLGIDDGVDYQHSGRVRRIHTDTINHQLVNGATVLISPIGFSVTGESFNLSSEELARRLAIELKATKLIGFCSQLGVLDEDDNAIPELLPEQAEEHLQRLMAEGDTLSGTARYLRAAIASCRAGVPRSHLVSYKEDGALIQELFTRDGLGTQLVSQSAEQARQARIDDIGGILDLIRPLEEEGVLVRRSREQLEMEVDQFTIIEKDGAIIGCAALYPFPDEAMAEMACVAIHPDYRRGSRGDMLLYKVEEQAKKRGMSRLFILTTRSIHWFRERGFEPVDVSALPMGKQALYNYQRRSKIMMKDLI, encoded by the coding sequence GTGCGCGATACCGATGCTGCATTAGTAAAAGCGTTTCGCCAATCTAGCCCCTATGTGAATTTACATAGAGGCTCGACCTTTGTGGTTATGTTAGGCGGCGAAGCCATTGATCAAGATAACTTCCCCAATATCATCAGCGATATAGCGCTCTTGACCAGCCTTGGCATTCGATTGGTGATCGTGTTTGGTGCGCGCCCGCAAATTGACAAAGGCTTGGCCGAAGCTAAATTGGACAATGTGTTTCATAAACACACCCGCGTTACCGATGAGCACAGCTTTCGCATCATCAAAGATGTCTGTGGCGGCTTGCAAATGGACATAATGGCGCGTTTGTCGATGGGCCTCATTAATACGCCCATGCAAAATGCCCGCATCAACGTGGTCACCGGTAACTTTGTGACCGCCCAACCGCTGGGCATTGATGATGGCGTCGACTATCAACACTCGGGCCGCGTGCGCCGCATTCATACGGATACCATCAATCATCAGTTGGTGAATGGTGCCACCGTGCTTATTTCCCCGATTGGTTTTTCGGTGACCGGTGAGAGCTTTAACTTATCCTCAGAAGAGCTGGCGCGCCGACTCGCCATCGAGCTAAAAGCCACCAAGTTAATTGGCTTTTGCTCTCAGCTAGGTGTGCTCGACGAAGACGACAACGCCATTCCTGAGCTATTACCTGAACAGGCAGAAGAGCATTTACAGCGCTTAATGGCCGAAGGCGATACCTTATCGGGCACGGCGCGTTACTTGCGCGCGGCCATTGCCAGTTGCCGTGCCGGTGTGCCGCGCAGCCACTTGGTGAGCTACAAAGAAGATGGTGCGCTTATTCAAGAGTTGTTTACCCGCGATGGCTTAGGCACCCAGTTAGTCAGCCAAAGTGCCGAGCAAGCGCGTCAGGCGCGCATCGATGATATTGGCGGTATCTTGGATTTGATCCGCCCCCTCGAGGAAGAAGGCGTACTGGTACGCCGCTCTCGAGAGCAGTTAGAAATGGAAGTGGACCAATTCACTATCATCGAAAAAGACGGTGCTATTATCGGCTGTGCGGCCTTATATCCGTTCCCGGATGAAGCCATGGCCGAAATGGCCTGTGTGGCTATTCATCCGGACTACCGACGTGGCAGCCGTGGCGACATGCTGTTGTACAAAGTGGAAGAACAGGCGAAAAAGCGCGGCATGAGCCGACTGTTTATTTTGACCACGCGCTCCATTCATTGGTTTAGAGAACGCGGCTTTGAGCCGGTGGACGTAAGCGCGCTGCCGATGGGCAAGCAAGCGCTGTATAATTATCAGCGTCGCTCTAAAATCATGATGAAAGACTTAATATAA
- the lysC gene encoding lysine-sensitive aspartokinase 3 encodes MSQLTVAKFGGTSVVDAEAMSRCALILEENPNTRLAVLSASSGVTNILVALASGEQLPDARTALLGQLTEIQQGILNSLDKPEMLTRHIEDILVHIKELSDSAAISPTKALHDEIVAQGELMSTRLFVELLRSRGTPAVWFDVRKVMRTDDRFSRATPDLANLQAEVEKELAPLCANQLVVTQGFIGAAKDGRTTTLGRGGSDFSAALLAEALNAVAVQIWTDVPGIYTTDPRLVTAARPISEISFSEASEMATFGAKVLHPATLQPAVRQQIPVFVGSSRAPESGGTWIRNETDSQPLFRAIALRRNQVLLTLTNQSMFQVHGFLAEVFGILAKHKISVDLITTSVISVSLTLDSGAELLTDEVREELNKHCHLQVEHDLALIALIGNRMSEVSGTSSQVFKALIDVNVRMICYGASSHNLCFLIPEADSDRVVNTLHQELLPA; translated from the coding sequence TTGAGCCAGTTAACCGTTGCTAAATTTGGTGGCACCAGTGTCGTTGACGCTGAGGCCATGAGTCGTTGTGCCCTTATTCTTGAAGAAAATCCTAACACTCGCTTAGCGGTATTGAGTGCGAGCTCAGGCGTGACCAATATTCTGGTAGCCTTGGCATCTGGTGAACAACTGCCCGATGCCCGCACGGCTTTATTAGGGCAGCTCACCGAGATCCAGCAAGGGATCCTGAATAGCCTCGATAAACCTGAAATGCTCACCCGTCATATCGAAGATATCTTGGTGCACATTAAAGAGTTGTCCGACAGTGCCGCTATTAGCCCTACCAAGGCCTTGCACGATGAAATCGTGGCGCAGGGTGAGCTGATGTCGACGCGCTTGTTTGTGGAGCTGCTGCGCAGCCGTGGCACCCCCGCGGTGTGGTTTGATGTGCGAAAAGTGATGCGTACCGATGACCGCTTTAGCCGCGCTACTCCAGATTTAGCGAATTTACAGGCCGAAGTGGAAAAAGAGTTAGCGCCGCTGTGTGCCAATCAGTTGGTGGTCACACAAGGCTTTATTGGCGCCGCCAAAGATGGCCGCACCACCACGCTTGGCCGCGGTGGCAGTGATTTTTCCGCCGCACTGTTAGCGGAAGCCCTCAACGCCGTGGCCGTACAAATCTGGACCGATGTACCGGGTATTTACACGACCGACCCCCGCTTAGTGACAGCAGCGCGCCCGATTAGCGAAATCAGCTTTAGCGAAGCCTCTGAAATGGCGACCTTTGGCGCTAAGGTCTTGCACCCTGCCACCTTGCAGCCAGCAGTACGCCAGCAAATTCCGGTGTTTGTCGGTTCAAGCAGAGCGCCTGAATCCGGCGGCACTTGGATCCGCAATGAAACCGACAGCCAGCCATTGTTTCGCGCCATTGCTCTGCGTCGCAATCAGGTATTGCTGACGCTCACCAATCAGAGCATGTTTCAAGTACACGGCTTCCTGGCCGAAGTCTTTGGCATCTTGGCCAAGCATAAAATCTCGGTGGATTTAATCACTACGTCGGTGATCAGCGTGTCACTGACGCTAGACTCAGGCGCCGAGCTGTTAACCGACGAAGTGCGTGAAGAGCTAAACAAGCATTGTCATTTGCAGGTAGAGCACGACTTGGCGCTGATCGCCTTAATTGGTAATCGCATGAGTGAAGTCAGCGGCACCAGCAGTCAGGTGTTTAAGGCTTTAATCGACGTAAACGTACGCATGATTTGCTACGGTGCCAGCTCCCATAACTTGTGCTTCTTGATACCCGAAGCCGACTCAGATCGGGTCGTAAACACCCTACATCAAGAATTGCTGCCTGCTTAA